Proteins co-encoded in one Populus trichocarpa isolate Nisqually-1 chromosome 10, P.trichocarpa_v4.1, whole genome shotgun sequence genomic window:
- the LOC7489625 gene encoding uncharacterized protein LOC7489625 isoform X1, with translation MIKKNTTSSKMSSKGSFQQFQFSEVSESRKKADVQMIQSLNPQHMQNHGERAGHRETDASQSESEFNLRKSLAWDSAFFTSPGVLDPEELETLSIRIVDNGGYTTGGGELRSVRSQPAGPERNNGIDECAVRKSLAWDGAFFTSSASLLLLGVLNAEELSLLNGGFRPSEAHLLPGIEEVWSSIQSNSTRNTDSYSLASLEIDLLDNMRAFMQKSPKASSNRPTSTGKVSRENEMRRGNTSKILDASSRLRVAPNKESKSFLKPPKISCRARTLSTAPNKRASLGVNHVKLENKGAQVASGRTKIVSKKTCIRGSCSIVPSSTPPVKSPSSVLHTAGKEFGGFCCAPNFTGKSPPDSLRRINSQVSSSVSTSRTPSKHSFGNKNDLMKSRDSVCLLSTPKSSSCTSPASSMDGWSSESSSIVLNPRSNGFAAILATTACTGISFGKDASQVTDSQRRRYEEPSLVHESQETSFMTAQPNKNSERTSLVRSNVSKSLTSSSLRMPLPKIGYFDAENFVDIAPNGGLKFSSGVQCTSSKNRSGTSDANGATDRTRYGMHRLAGATSMSVSKTGTKELVLVCLQEKKQPVKEHEVIKGHDRGNKVRRIDEDKENIGGFENQVDDLSRRVQGIAFRRELIT, from the exons atgataaaaaaaaataccacttCATCAAAAATGTCCTCTAAAGGAAGTTTTCAACAGTTTCAATTCTCAG aagtttcAGAGAGTAGAAAGAAGGCTGATGTTCAGATGATTCAGAGCCTGAATCCTCAGCATATGCAGAATCATGGAGAAAGAGCTGGACATAGAGAGACGGATGCTTCACAATCTGAATCCGAGTTTAACTTGCGCAAGAGTTTGGCATGGGATAGTGCCTTCTTCACTAGTCCAG GAGTTCTGGACCCTGAAGAGCTGGAGACGCTTAGTATTCGGATTGTAGATAATGGAGGATACACAACCGGGGGCGGGGAACTGAGGTCTGTACGCTCTCAGCCTGCAGGACCAGAAAGAAACAATGGAATTGATGAGTGCGCTGTGCGCAAAAGTTTAGCTTGGGATGGTGCCTTTTTTACAAGTTCAG CAAGTTTGCTGCTCTTAGGAGTTTTGAATGCCGAGGAGTTGTCTCTTTTAAATGGAGGATTTAGACCATCTGAAGCACATTTACTTCCTGGGATTGAAGAAGTTTGGAGTTCTATTCAATCGAACTCAACAAGAAATACCGATTCTTACTCCCTTGCAAGCCTTGAGATTGATCTTTTAGACAATATGAGAGCATTCATGCAAAAATCACCTAAGGCATCATCCAATAGGCCAACATCAACCGGAAAAGTTAGTAGAGAAAATGAAATGCGAAGGGGCAATA CTTCAAAAATATTGGATGCTTCCTCTCGATTAAGA GTTGCACCTAACAAAGAATCCAAATCTTTTCTCAAGCCACCAAAGATATCATGCCGTGCTCGCACTCTATCCACAGCTCCCAACAAAAGGGCTTCTTTGGGTGTAAACCATgttaaattggaaaacaaaggTGCACAAGTTGCTTCTG GGAGAACCAAGATTGTGTCAAAGAAAACTTGTATCCGGGGTTCATGCAGTATTGTCCCAAGTTCAACACCACCAGTGAAATCACCTTCTTCAGTTTTGCACACTGCTGGGAAAGAGTTTGGAGGATTTTGCTGTGCTCCTAATTTCACTGGTAAATCTCCTCCAGATTCCCTGAGGAGAATTAATTCCCAAGTGTCTAGTTCTGTTTCAACCTCTAGAACTccttcaaagcattcatttggAAACAAAAATGACTTGATGAAATCCAGAGACTCTGTCTGTTTATTATCCACGCCCAAGTCATCATCTTGTACATCACCTGCTAGTTCCATGGATGGATGGTCCTCAGAATCATCTTCCATCGTTCTTAACCCAAGATCAAATGGTTTTGCTGCCATTCTTGCAACCACAGCATGCACAGGGATTTCTTTTGGCAAGGATGCCTCTCAGGTAACAGATTCTCAGAGACGTCGTTATGAAGAACCTTCTTTGGTACATGAAAGTCAGGAAACAAGCTTCATGACTGCGCAACCAAACAAAAACTCAGAGCGAACCAGTCTTGTTCGGTCCAATGTTTCAAAAAGCTTAACATCTTCAAGTCTTCGAATGCCATTGCCGAAGATTGGATATTTTGATGCG GAAAATTTCGTGGATATAGCACCAAATGGAGGCCTGAAGTTTTCCTCTGGTGTACAATGCACTTCTTCCAAAAACAGAAGTGGTACTAGTGATGCCAATGGAGCTACAGATAGAACAAGATATGGCATGCATCGGTTGGCAGGAGCCACATCGATGTCTGTGAGTAAAACAGGCACAAAGGAGCTGGTGCTGGTCTGCTTACAGGAGAAGAAGCAACCTGTGAAAGAGCATGAAGTTATCAAAGGGCATGATCGTGGAAATAAAGTGCGTAGAATTGATGAAGATAAAGAAAACATTGGtggttttgaaaatcaagttgaTGACCTGAGCAGACGTGTGCAAGGCATTGCTTTTAGGAGGGAATTGATCACGTAG
- the LOC7489625 gene encoding uncharacterized protein LOC7489625 isoform X2 has protein sequence MIKKNTTSSKMSSKGSFQQFQFSEVSESRKKADVQMIQSLNPQHMQNHGERAGHRETDASQSESEFNLRKSLAWDSAFFTSPGVLDPEELETLSIRIVDNGGYTTGGGELRSVRSQPAGPERNNGIDECAVRKSLAWDGAFFTSSGVLNAEELSLLNGGFRPSEAHLLPGIEEVWSSIQSNSTRNTDSYSLASLEIDLLDNMRAFMQKSPKASSNRPTSTGKVSRENEMRRGNTSKILDASSRLRVAPNKESKSFLKPPKISCRARTLSTAPNKRASLGVNHVKLENKGAQVASGRTKIVSKKTCIRGSCSIVPSSTPPVKSPSSVLHTAGKEFGGFCCAPNFTGKSPPDSLRRINSQVSSSVSTSRTPSKHSFGNKNDLMKSRDSVCLLSTPKSSSCTSPASSMDGWSSESSSIVLNPRSNGFAAILATTACTGISFGKDASQVTDSQRRRYEEPSLVHESQETSFMTAQPNKNSERTSLVRSNVSKSLTSSSLRMPLPKIGYFDAENFVDIAPNGGLKFSSGVQCTSSKNRSGTSDANGATDRTRYGMHRLAGATSMSVSKTGTKELVLVCLQEKKQPVKEHEVIKGHDRGNKVRRIDEDKENIGGFENQVDDLSRRVQGIAFRRELIT, from the exons atgataaaaaaaaataccacttCATCAAAAATGTCCTCTAAAGGAAGTTTTCAACAGTTTCAATTCTCAG aagtttcAGAGAGTAGAAAGAAGGCTGATGTTCAGATGATTCAGAGCCTGAATCCTCAGCATATGCAGAATCATGGAGAAAGAGCTGGACATAGAGAGACGGATGCTTCACAATCTGAATCCGAGTTTAACTTGCGCAAGAGTTTGGCATGGGATAGTGCCTTCTTCACTAGTCCAG GAGTTCTGGACCCTGAAGAGCTGGAGACGCTTAGTATTCGGATTGTAGATAATGGAGGATACACAACCGGGGGCGGGGAACTGAGGTCTGTACGCTCTCAGCCTGCAGGACCAGAAAGAAACAATGGAATTGATGAGTGCGCTGTGCGCAAAAGTTTAGCTTGGGATGGTGCCTTTTTTACAAGTTCAG GAGTTTTGAATGCCGAGGAGTTGTCTCTTTTAAATGGAGGATTTAGACCATCTGAAGCACATTTACTTCCTGGGATTGAAGAAGTTTGGAGTTCTATTCAATCGAACTCAACAAGAAATACCGATTCTTACTCCCTTGCAAGCCTTGAGATTGATCTTTTAGACAATATGAGAGCATTCATGCAAAAATCACCTAAGGCATCATCCAATAGGCCAACATCAACCGGAAAAGTTAGTAGAGAAAATGAAATGCGAAGGGGCAATA CTTCAAAAATATTGGATGCTTCCTCTCGATTAAGA GTTGCACCTAACAAAGAATCCAAATCTTTTCTCAAGCCACCAAAGATATCATGCCGTGCTCGCACTCTATCCACAGCTCCCAACAAAAGGGCTTCTTTGGGTGTAAACCATgttaaattggaaaacaaaggTGCACAAGTTGCTTCTG GGAGAACCAAGATTGTGTCAAAGAAAACTTGTATCCGGGGTTCATGCAGTATTGTCCCAAGTTCAACACCACCAGTGAAATCACCTTCTTCAGTTTTGCACACTGCTGGGAAAGAGTTTGGAGGATTTTGCTGTGCTCCTAATTTCACTGGTAAATCTCCTCCAGATTCCCTGAGGAGAATTAATTCCCAAGTGTCTAGTTCTGTTTCAACCTCTAGAACTccttcaaagcattcatttggAAACAAAAATGACTTGATGAAATCCAGAGACTCTGTCTGTTTATTATCCACGCCCAAGTCATCATCTTGTACATCACCTGCTAGTTCCATGGATGGATGGTCCTCAGAATCATCTTCCATCGTTCTTAACCCAAGATCAAATGGTTTTGCTGCCATTCTTGCAACCACAGCATGCACAGGGATTTCTTTTGGCAAGGATGCCTCTCAGGTAACAGATTCTCAGAGACGTCGTTATGAAGAACCTTCTTTGGTACATGAAAGTCAGGAAACAAGCTTCATGACTGCGCAACCAAACAAAAACTCAGAGCGAACCAGTCTTGTTCGGTCCAATGTTTCAAAAAGCTTAACATCTTCAAGTCTTCGAATGCCATTGCCGAAGATTGGATATTTTGATGCG GAAAATTTCGTGGATATAGCACCAAATGGAGGCCTGAAGTTTTCCTCTGGTGTACAATGCACTTCTTCCAAAAACAGAAGTGGTACTAGTGATGCCAATGGAGCTACAGATAGAACAAGATATGGCATGCATCGGTTGGCAGGAGCCACATCGATGTCTGTGAGTAAAACAGGCACAAAGGAGCTGGTGCTGGTCTGCTTACAGGAGAAGAAGCAACCTGTGAAAGAGCATGAAGTTATCAAAGGGCATGATCGTGGAAATAAAGTGCGTAGAATTGATGAAGATAAAGAAAACATTGGtggttttgaaaatcaagttgaTGACCTGAGCAGACGTGTGCAAGGCATTGCTTTTAGGAGGGAATTGATCACGTAG
- the LOC7489625 gene encoding uncharacterized protein LOC7489625 isoform X3: MIQSLNPQHMQNHGERAGHRETDASQSESEFNLRKSLAWDSAFFTSPGVLDPEELETLSIRIVDNGGYTTGGGELRSVRSQPAGPERNNGIDECAVRKSLAWDGAFFTSSASLLLLGVLNAEELSLLNGGFRPSEAHLLPGIEEVWSSIQSNSTRNTDSYSLASLEIDLLDNMRAFMQKSPKASSNRPTSTGKVSRENEMRRGNTSKILDASSRLRVAPNKESKSFLKPPKISCRARTLSTAPNKRASLGVNHVKLENKGAQVASGRTKIVSKKTCIRGSCSIVPSSTPPVKSPSSVLHTAGKEFGGFCCAPNFTGKSPPDSLRRINSQVSSSVSTSRTPSKHSFGNKNDLMKSRDSVCLLSTPKSSSCTSPASSMDGWSSESSSIVLNPRSNGFAAILATTACTGISFGKDASQVTDSQRRRYEEPSLVHESQETSFMTAQPNKNSERTSLVRSNVSKSLTSSSLRMPLPKIGYFDAENFVDIAPNGGLKFSSGVQCTSSKNRSGTSDANGATDRTRYGMHRLAGATSMSVSKTGTKELVLVCLQEKKQPVKEHEVIKGHDRGNKVRRIDEDKENIGGFENQVDDLSRRVQGIAFRRELIT; this comes from the exons ATGATTCAGAGCCTGAATCCTCAGCATATGCAGAATCATGGAGAAAGAGCTGGACATAGAGAGACGGATGCTTCACAATCTGAATCCGAGTTTAACTTGCGCAAGAGTTTGGCATGGGATAGTGCCTTCTTCACTAGTCCAG GAGTTCTGGACCCTGAAGAGCTGGAGACGCTTAGTATTCGGATTGTAGATAATGGAGGATACACAACCGGGGGCGGGGAACTGAGGTCTGTACGCTCTCAGCCTGCAGGACCAGAAAGAAACAATGGAATTGATGAGTGCGCTGTGCGCAAAAGTTTAGCTTGGGATGGTGCCTTTTTTACAAGTTCAG CAAGTTTGCTGCTCTTAGGAGTTTTGAATGCCGAGGAGTTGTCTCTTTTAAATGGAGGATTTAGACCATCTGAAGCACATTTACTTCCTGGGATTGAAGAAGTTTGGAGTTCTATTCAATCGAACTCAACAAGAAATACCGATTCTTACTCCCTTGCAAGCCTTGAGATTGATCTTTTAGACAATATGAGAGCATTCATGCAAAAATCACCTAAGGCATCATCCAATAGGCCAACATCAACCGGAAAAGTTAGTAGAGAAAATGAAATGCGAAGGGGCAATA CTTCAAAAATATTGGATGCTTCCTCTCGATTAAGA GTTGCACCTAACAAAGAATCCAAATCTTTTCTCAAGCCACCAAAGATATCATGCCGTGCTCGCACTCTATCCACAGCTCCCAACAAAAGGGCTTCTTTGGGTGTAAACCATgttaaattggaaaacaaaggTGCACAAGTTGCTTCTG GGAGAACCAAGATTGTGTCAAAGAAAACTTGTATCCGGGGTTCATGCAGTATTGTCCCAAGTTCAACACCACCAGTGAAATCACCTTCTTCAGTTTTGCACACTGCTGGGAAAGAGTTTGGAGGATTTTGCTGTGCTCCTAATTTCACTGGTAAATCTCCTCCAGATTCCCTGAGGAGAATTAATTCCCAAGTGTCTAGTTCTGTTTCAACCTCTAGAACTccttcaaagcattcatttggAAACAAAAATGACTTGATGAAATCCAGAGACTCTGTCTGTTTATTATCCACGCCCAAGTCATCATCTTGTACATCACCTGCTAGTTCCATGGATGGATGGTCCTCAGAATCATCTTCCATCGTTCTTAACCCAAGATCAAATGGTTTTGCTGCCATTCTTGCAACCACAGCATGCACAGGGATTTCTTTTGGCAAGGATGCCTCTCAGGTAACAGATTCTCAGAGACGTCGTTATGAAGAACCTTCTTTGGTACATGAAAGTCAGGAAACAAGCTTCATGACTGCGCAACCAAACAAAAACTCAGAGCGAACCAGTCTTGTTCGGTCCAATGTTTCAAAAAGCTTAACATCTTCAAGTCTTCGAATGCCATTGCCGAAGATTGGATATTTTGATGCG GAAAATTTCGTGGATATAGCACCAAATGGAGGCCTGAAGTTTTCCTCTGGTGTACAATGCACTTCTTCCAAAAACAGAAGTGGTACTAGTGATGCCAATGGAGCTACAGATAGAACAAGATATGGCATGCATCGGTTGGCAGGAGCCACATCGATGTCTGTGAGTAAAACAGGCACAAAGGAGCTGGTGCTGGTCTGCTTACAGGAGAAGAAGCAACCTGTGAAAGAGCATGAAGTTATCAAAGGGCATGATCGTGGAAATAAAGTGCGTAGAATTGATGAAGATAAAGAAAACATTGGtggttttgaaaatcaagttgaTGACCTGAGCAGACGTGTGCAAGGCATTGCTTTTAGGAGGGAATTGATCACGTAG
- the LOC7489626 gene encoding 40S ribosomal protein S23, translated as MGKTRGMGAGRKLKSHRRRQRWADKSYKKSNLGNEWKKPFAGSSHAKGIVLEKIGIEAKQPNSAIRKCARVQLIKNGKKIAAFVPNDGCLNYIEENDEVLIAGFGRKGHAVGDIPGVRFKVVKVSGVSLLALFKEKKEKPRS; from the exons ATGGG TAAGACTCGTGGAATGGGAGCTGGTCGTAAGCTGAAGTCCCATCGCAGAAGGCAAAGGTGGGCTGACAAGTCATACAAGAAATCCAACCTTGGAAATGAGTGGAAGAAACCATTTGCTGGGTCTTCCCATGCTAAGGGGATTGTTCTTGAAAAGAT CGGCATTGAGGCTAAGCAGCCAAACTCTGCTATTCGAAAATGTGCTCGTGTTCAGCTGATCAAGAATGGGAAAAAGATTGCTGCCTTTGTACCCAATGATGGTTGCTTAAACTACATTGAGGAAAAT GATGAGGTTTTGATTGCTGGATTTGGACGAAAGGGCCATGCAGTGGGAGATATTCCTGGAGTCAGGTTCAAGGTGGTGAAGGTCTCTGGTGTATCCCTTCTTGCTCTGTTTaaagagaagaaggaaaagCCAAGGTCTTAG
- the LOC18102748 gene encoding salt stress-induced hydrophobic peptide ESI3, which translates to MGSATFLEVILAIILPPVGVFLRYGCGVEFWICLLLTILGYLPGIIYAIYVLVG; encoded by the exons ATGGGTTCAGCGACATTCCTAGAAGTGATACTGGCCATTATCCTACCACCTGTTGGGGTCTTCCTGCGTTATGGCTGTGGA GTGGAGTTCTGGATATGTTTGCTGTTGACCATATTGGGATACCTTCCAGGGATAATATATGCCATTTATGTATTAGTTGGATAG
- the LOC7458636 gene encoding uncharacterized protein LOC7458636, translated as LQASNVYRDLLKSVNKHIGKEGYKKHFGDYITQEFRENCNVLDRSSVLQKLKLARDYTFLFNSVQHHKGLRFSYNLAVDRSEEMKRILGKSAASVGLQLPEAYQA; from the exons TTACAAGCTTCAAACGTATACAGGGATCTTCTCAAATCTGTCAACAAACACATAGGAAAAGAAGGCTACAAGAAGCATTTTGGAGATTATATAACACAGGAGTTTAGAGAGAACTGCAATGTTTTAGACCGATCTTCTGTTCTGCAAAAACTCAAGCTTGCTCGTGATTACACTTTCTTATTCAACAGCGTGCAGCATCACAAG GGGTTGCGGTTCTCTTACAACCTTGCTGTGGATAGATcggaagaaatgaaaagaatactAGGAAAATCTGCTGCAAGTGTAGGTCTTCAGCTTCCCGAGGCTTATCAGGCCTGA